A region from the bacterium genome encodes:
- a CDS encoding acyl-CoA dehydrogenase family protein, with protein MAYQALDYYNLDELLTEEERLTRDTVREFVTDNLMPVIEHCNMEGRFPKELVKPAADLGLLGAPYPEKYGCANLGPIAYGLINQELERGDSGIRSFVSVQTSLVMYPIFAFGSEAQKDYWLPKLSSGEKIGCFGLTEPDFGSNPGGMLTRAEDKGSYYLLNGSKAWITNGTISDVAIVWAKLDGVVRGFIVETDRAGFTAPEIKNKFSLRASVTSDLILQDVQVPKENILPGVTGLKGPLSCLTQARYGIAWGATGAAMAVFDEVLNYSKSRIQFDKPIASFQLVQNKLAWMATEITKSQFLVYRLGQLKASGKLRPQHVSMAKRNNVGTALEIARVGRDILGANGISNEYQTFRHMANLESVNTYEGTYDIHTLIIGEDLTGIPAYA; from the coding sequence ATGGCCTATCAGGCACTCGATTATTACAATTTAGATGAACTACTGACCGAAGAAGAGCGACTGACGCGGGACACCGTCCGCGAATTTGTGACAGACAATTTGATGCCGGTTATCGAACACTGCAACATGGAAGGCCGCTTCCCCAAAGAGCTGGTCAAGCCAGCGGCAGACCTTGGTTTGCTTGGTGCGCCTTATCCAGAAAAATATGGCTGCGCGAATCTCGGTCCTATCGCCTATGGATTGATTAACCAGGAGCTTGAGCGTGGAGACTCGGGGATTCGGTCTTTTGTATCGGTCCAAACCAGCTTAGTCATGTATCCGATATTTGCATTTGGAAGCGAGGCGCAGAAAGACTATTGGCTTCCGAAACTTTCTTCCGGTGAGAAAATCGGATGTTTCGGACTCACTGAGCCTGACTTCGGATCAAATCCGGGCGGCATGCTGACTCGTGCCGAAGACAAAGGCAGCTATTACCTGTTGAACGGCAGCAAGGCTTGGATTACCAACGGCACGATTTCGGACGTTGCGATCGTGTGGGCAAAGCTTGACGGAGTCGTGCGCGGCTTTATCGTAGAGACTGACCGAGCAGGATTCACCGCACCTGAAATAAAGAACAAATTCTCGCTCCGAGCCAGCGTGACTTCAGATCTCATTCTGCAAGATGTGCAAGTGCCGAAAGAGAACATACTGCCGGGAGTCACCGGCCTGAAGGGTCCTCTGTCCTGCCTGACTCAAGCGAGATACGGAATCGCATGGGGCGCCACGGGCGCCGCGATGGCCGTCTTTGATGAAGTCCTTAACTATTCAAAGTCGCGTATTCAATTTGACAAGCCGATTGCCAGTTTTCAGCTGGTTCAGAACAAGCTGGCGTGGATGGCGACAGAGATAACGAAGAGCCAGTTTCTCGTTTACCGACTTGGTCAGTTGAAAGCCTCAGGCAAACTGCGGCCGCAACACGTATCCATGGCAAAGCGAAACAACGTCGGCACGGCTCTGGAGATTGCCCGCGTCGGACGTGACATTCTCGGCGCCAACGGGATTTCAAATGAATACCAGACCTTCAGACACATGGCAAATCTCGAATCGGTTAACACGTATGAGGGAACATATGACATTCATACGTTAATTATCGGCGAGGACTTAACCGGAATTCCGGCGTACGCCTAA
- a CDS encoding Glu/Leu/Phe/Val dehydrogenase — protein sequence MVSSGRAAKGLKAANAFNPRTEGLQPHSAFENAMKQFDAAAKLLKLTASQTAMIKQPRKIVEVTLPVRMDDGTIQTFTGYRVQHNIARGPAKGGVRYHQDVSLDEVKALSFWMTFKCAVANIPMGGGKGGIIVDPKKLSLGELERLSRRYFSELEEMFGPDRDVPAPDVNTTPQIMGWFMDTYSMHKREHLPAVVTGKPLEIGGSRGRVLATAMGLLFATRRAIAVHNEKMAGQTVAVQGFGNVGGNAAMLLHKDGCKILGISDQYGAFYNMNGIDIPAAMEYAQKNGGLKNFESTKLAKKFDNPDDLLEMEVDILAPCALELVITGKNAGRIKARYVSEGANGPCDADADAILNKKGIFVIPDILCNAGGVIVSYFEWVQNRMGYYWPVERINNELEVAMNSAFDSVYDTYLQYNCPMRVAAFVIAIHRVSVASEIRGLYA from the coding sequence ATGGTGTCATCCGGACGTGCTGCAAAGGGACTGAAAGCCGCGAACGCTTTTAATCCCCGTACCGAAGGGCTTCAACCGCATTCGGCGTTTGAAAATGCAATGAAGCAGTTTGACGCTGCCGCCAAACTGTTGAAGCTCACAGCAAGCCAGACCGCGATGATTAAGCAGCCGCGCAAAATCGTTGAAGTTACTCTGCCCGTCCGGATGGACGACGGCACGATCCAGACGTTTACAGGCTACCGTGTTCAACACAATATCGCTCGTGGTCCGGCAAAGGGCGGCGTCCGCTACCATCAAGATGTTTCTCTCGATGAAGTGAAGGCGCTCTCGTTCTGGATGACTTTCAAGTGTGCGGTCGCCAATATCCCCATGGGCGGCGGCAAGGGCGGCATCATCGTGGATCCAAAGAAACTATCGCTCGGCGAACTTGAACGGCTCTCTCGCCGCTACTTCTCCGAACTCGAGGAAATGTTCGGTCCGGACCGCGATGTTCCTGCTCCCGATGTCAATACAACGCCGCAAATCATGGGCTGGTTCATGGACACTTACTCCATGCACAAGCGTGAGCACCTGCCCGCTGTTGTTACAGGCAAACCGCTTGAAATCGGCGGAAGTCGCGGCCGTGTTCTCGCGACGGCAATGGGTCTCCTCTTCGCTACGCGCCGCGCAATCGCTGTCCACAACGAGAAGATGGCGGGACAGACCGTCGCGGTTCAGGGCTTCGGCAATGTCGGTGGTAACGCGGCAATGCTGCTCCACAAGGACGGGTGCAAGATTCTTGGTATTTCTGACCAGTATGGCGCCTTCTACAACATGAACGGAATTGACATACCGGCAGCCATGGAATATGCGCAGAAGAATGGCGGCCTCAAGAACTTCGAAAGCACAAAACTCGCGAAGAAGTTCGACAATCCGGATGACTTGCTCGAAATGGAAGTTGATATTCTTGCTCCGTGCGCCCTGGAACTCGTGATAACGGGCAAGAATGCTGGTCGCATTAAGGCTCGCTACGTCTCTGAAGGCGCGAACGGACCGTGCGACGCGGATGCGGATGCCATTCTGAATAAGAAGGGAATTTTCGTGATTCCCGACATCCTTTGCAATGCCGGCGGCGTTATCGTCAGCTACTTCGAGTGGGTTCAGAACCGCATGGGCTACTACTGGCCGGTGGAACGTATTAACAATGAGCTGGAAGTTGCCATGAACTCGGCTTTCGATTCAGTTTACGACACGTACCTGCAGTACAATTGCCCGATGCGAGTCGCTGCATTTGTGATTGCCATTCACCGCGTCTCGGTAGCGTCCGAAATCCGTGGGCTGTACGCGTAA
- a CDS encoding T9SS type A sorting domain-containing protein, protein MFCERAQAQPELFEATTPTAAGDTALFLVQIPSSYDSQRPPAIIVGWHALGGSESEIFAHPYSDLCEERGWILASHMGPNDRHWNTRLPQLHCRAMLDYLKERYPFSPDSIYMCGGSMGGAAGQVWHNNNCAYDDYLIAATAGGSQILDCQLRQEQYLASGDTNRSMRAAFGGFPFESDSVAYEYHRYSAVHFADTSESMHFNSLTVPVLSSWGAEQFEWDAYGYAAQDYAVLRRFGAESFFGAASWQGHGFNILDAGLVCDWFSGYSANRFPDTLALAADEDGRYYYCDVVLGDSAYTFARWDIRKEAGSKRIDIALLQNVAALTVNFVFPWPELDTLRCHWQSIDPTGRTTNLTLRGLPARAVVSLDGVRAYRVSGDGELTLHVSGDEEFELTFDERLAAEPFDLRLVSVYPNPVNSEFRLRVESFDRQLTTLDLYDIQGRIAKTTEVQLVPGLNELTVPVTGLTSGVYFVRTGDSAAIKVLLIR, encoded by the coding sequence ATGTTTTGCGAACGCGCACAGGCGCAGCCTGAGCTGTTTGAAGCAACGACTCCAACGGCGGCCGGTGACACGGCATTGTTTCTCGTGCAGATTCCGTCATCGTACGACTCGCAGCGACCTCCGGCAATCATTGTAGGCTGGCATGCTCTCGGCGGATCCGAATCCGAAATCTTCGCGCATCCGTATAGTGATTTGTGCGAAGAGCGAGGTTGGATTCTTGCCAGTCACATGGGGCCGAACGACCGTCATTGGAACACACGGCTGCCGCAACTGCATTGCCGGGCGATGCTCGATTATCTGAAGGAGCGTTATCCGTTTTCGCCGGACTCCATTTACATGTGCGGCGGGTCCATGGGCGGAGCCGCGGGTCAGGTTTGGCACAATAACAATTGCGCATATGACGATTATCTCATCGCGGCAACTGCCGGAGGCTCGCAGATACTGGATTGCCAACTGCGGCAGGAGCAATACCTGGCAAGCGGAGACACGAATCGTTCGATGCGCGCGGCGTTCGGAGGATTCCCGTTTGAATCGGACTCCGTGGCCTATGAGTATCATCGTTACAGCGCAGTTCACTTTGCGGACACAAGCGAAAGCATGCACTTCAACAGCCTGACAGTTCCCGTTTTGAGCAGTTGGGGCGCGGAGCAGTTCGAATGGGACGCTTATGGATATGCCGCGCAGGATTATGCAGTGCTAAGGCGATTCGGTGCCGAGTCATTTTTCGGCGCGGCGAGCTGGCAGGGACACGGCTTCAACATATTGGACGCCGGGCTGGTATGTGACTGGTTTAGCGGCTACTCAGCCAATCGGTTCCCTGACACCTTGGCCTTGGCGGCAGATGAAGACGGCAGATACTATTATTGTGATGTGGTTCTAGGCGATTCAGCTTACACATTCGCGCGCTGGGATATCCGAAAGGAAGCGGGAAGCAAGCGCATCGATATCGCTCTGCTGCAGAATGTGGCGGCGCTGACGGTGAACTTCGTGTTTCCCTGGCCAGAGCTGGACACGCTTCGCTGCCATTGGCAAAGCATCGATCCGACCGGACGAACAACGAATCTGACGCTGCGAGGTTTGCCGGCACGCGCAGTTGTCAGTTTGGACGGTGTCCGCGCGTATCGAGTCAGCGGCGACGGGGAGTTGACCCTTCATGTGTCAGGCGACGAGGAATTCGAACTGACGTTCGATGAACGGCTGGCTGCAGAGCCGTTTGATTTGCGATTGGTCAGCGTCTATCCGAATCCGGTCAACTCGGAGTTCAGGCTTCGAGTTGAGAGCTTTGACAGACAACTCACGACACTCGATCTGTATGACATCCAAGGCCGAATAGCGAAGACGACGGAAGTTCAGCTTGTTCCGGGACTCAATGAACTGACTGTCCCAGTAACGGGACTTACGAGCGGAGTCTATTTCGTTCGCACAGGAGACAGCGCCGCGATTAAGGTCCTGTTGATTCGTTAG
- a CDS encoding thiamine diphosphokinase: MREIDRIGELIPRKFDALLVAGGTRPARNSFMLAVSRAAQVVAVDGGVQHLRHFSVFPSLVIGDLDSARSEDLSWARRRRARVVLIQDQNSSDMDKALDFCRKRNWKNIVISACDGSRPDHFLYALGRSHSRSGTYLTFLFRNSVAIALAGRKSLKLQLGRNKPLSWFGLPRARGVALSGVRWPLPETELQFDQFVSLSNQSIEDSVMFRQQSGKSLIIIPTGKV; the protein is encoded by the coding sequence GTGCGGGAAATTGATCGCATCGGGGAACTTATCCCCCGAAAGTTTGATGCACTTCTGGTTGCGGGCGGGACGCGTCCCGCCCGCAACTCGTTTATGCTTGCTGTGTCAAGAGCCGCGCAAGTCGTCGCCGTTGACGGAGGCGTACAGCATTTGCGGCACTTTTCCGTGTTCCCCTCGCTCGTAATCGGCGACCTCGATAGTGCAAGGTCTGAAGACTTGTCGTGGGCTCGCCGCCGGCGAGCCCGCGTCGTTTTGATTCAAGATCAGAATTCTTCTGATATGGACAAGGCGCTCGACTTCTGCCGGAAGCGAAATTGGAAGAATATCGTCATATCTGCGTGCGACGGAAGCAGACCTGACCACTTTCTGTATGCTCTGGGAAGATCTCACTCGCGTAGTGGCACATACCTGACATTCTTGTTCCGCAACTCTGTTGCCATAGCACTTGCCGGTAGAAAATCACTCAAACTGCAGCTGGGCCGAAACAAACCCCTGTCGTGGTTTGGACTGCCTCGCGCCCGTGGTGTGGCACTCTCAGGCGTTCGCTGGCCGCTTCCTGAAACCGAGCTACAGTTTGATCAATTCGTCAGTCTGTCAAACCAGTCAATCGAAGACAGTGTGATGTTTCGTCAGCAATCTGGCAAATCACTGATAATCATTCCCACGGGAAAAGTATGA
- a CDS encoding M42 family metallopeptidase, producing the protein MNFYVDLLRELSDAFGPSNHEEQVRDIISRVVKPWVSDLRTDALGNLIAFRPGRNGKRLMLDAHTDEIGIMVRHIDARGFIKFATIGGWDDRMFPGHRVTFKSRDGRFYYGVIGMAPPHVLSPAQKEKGIPAEDYFVDIGVESAEEAAVLGASIGDPGTLAYPFQKLKDDVYIGKAFDDRVGCLTVVSLLKALHEGEIKTDMDVYANFATSEEVGLRGAGPAAFGIDPHVAIAFEGTIGSDFPGVPEEKRPCAQRKGPVITIADKSVLVPRRMVDLMTDCAKQVGIPYQYKMPIYGGTNAGSIHMSRAGILAGCIATPCRYIHSPNTTLYWPDFENTLKLAKRVVERAHELA; encoded by the coding sequence ATGAATTTCTACGTAGATCTTCTCCGCGAACTCTCCGATGCTTTCGGCCCTTCAAATCACGAAGAACAAGTTCGCGACATCATTTCTCGCGTTGTCAAACCTTGGGTGAGCGACCTCCGCACCGATGCGCTTGGCAACCTCATCGCTTTTCGCCCCGGCAGGAACGGCAAGCGCTTAATGCTCGATGCCCACACGGACGAGATTGGCATCATGGTTCGCCACATCGATGCTCGGGGCTTTATAAAGTTCGCGACTATCGGTGGCTGGGATGACCGGATGTTCCCCGGCCATCGCGTTACTTTCAAGTCACGCGACGGACGTTTCTATTATGGCGTCATCGGCATGGCCCCCCCGCACGTGCTCTCTCCGGCACAAAAAGAGAAGGGAATTCCTGCCGAAGATTACTTTGTGGATATCGGCGTTGAATCCGCTGAAGAAGCCGCCGTCCTTGGCGCATCCATCGGTGATCCCGGCACTCTTGCCTATCCGTTCCAGAAGCTGAAGGACGACGTGTACATTGGAAAGGCCTTTGATGATCGTGTCGGCTGTCTGACCGTTGTTTCGCTTCTGAAAGCGCTCCATGAAGGTGAAATCAAGACTGACATGGATGTTTACGCGAACTTTGCGACCAGTGAGGAAGTCGGCTTGCGTGGCGCAGGACCCGCAGCTTTCGGCATTGACCCGCATGTCGCCATCGCATTCGAAGGCACAATCGGATCCGATTTCCCGGGCGTCCCCGAAGAAAAACGGCCCTGTGCTCAACGCAAAGGACCGGTAATTACAATTGCGGACAAATCTGTTCTGGTCCCCCGCAGGATGGTGGACCTGATGACCGATTGTGCCAAACAAGTCGGTATTCCATATCAATACAAGATGCCGATCTACGGCGGCACAAACGCTGGCTCAATTCATATGTCACGGGCTGGAATCCTCGCGGGGTGTATCGCAACTCCGTGCCGATACATTCACTCGCCCAATACAACATTGTATTGGCCGGATTTCGAAAACACGCTGAAGCTCGCCAAACGAGTTGTTGAGCGTGCACACGAACTGGCCTAA
- a CDS encoding polyphenol oxidase family protein, with protein sequence MPEDTQTVTKKQLASWTIPLHWIGVSGGISDTSDGVLSWGRAGQPEIASNRIEWAEKLALNPAQFVCLEQVHESTIVKVARTNGGSGFLDPATRLPRADGQITDDPHVVLATSHADCAPVFLHDSKRKAIGLIHAGWRSTLLGIASNAVNSMTREFQVQPSDLHVAVGPMISTRSYEVGEDVAAMFISKFGPSVVVKYNGKPHLDVFACIIIDLLRAGVATARLCPRPPDTYSDLRWSSFRRDGERAGGMLAYFKLN encoded by the coding sequence ATGCCGGAAGATACCCAAACTGTGACAAAGAAGCAATTGGCTTCGTGGACGATTCCTCTCCATTGGATTGGCGTAAGTGGCGGAATTTCCGATACATCGGACGGCGTGCTCAGTTGGGGGCGTGCTGGGCAACCTGAAATTGCTTCAAACAGGATTGAATGGGCAGAAAAACTGGCATTGAATCCGGCACAATTCGTCTGTCTTGAGCAAGTCCACGAATCCACTATCGTCAAGGTAGCGCGTACCAATGGCGGGTCAGGATTCCTTGACCCGGCAACTCGACTGCCTCGTGCGGATGGTCAAATTACCGATGACCCACACGTGGTCTTGGCGACTTCGCATGCCGACTGCGCACCAGTCTTTCTGCACGACTCAAAGAGGAAGGCAATTGGTCTCATCCATGCCGGTTGGCGCAGCACCCTTCTGGGCATTGCCTCGAATGCGGTCAACTCCATGACGCGTGAATTCCAAGTCCAGCCGTCAGACCTGCACGTCGCGGTTGGCCCGATGATCTCGACACGCAGCTATGAAGTCGGCGAAGATGTCGCCGCAATGTTTATTTCTAAATTCGGACCCTCAGTGGTCGTCAAGTACAATGGGAAACCACACCTTGACGTCTTCGCTTGTATAATAATCGATCTATTGCGGGCAGGCGTTGCGACGGCGCGATTATGTCCGCGGCCCCCTGATACTTATTCCGACCTCCGCTGGAGTTCTTTCCGCCGTGACGGGGAACGCGCTGGTGGCATGTTGGCATATTTCAAACTTAACTAA
- a CDS encoding SDR family oxidoreductase produces the protein MNYELHGKVALVTGSARGIGRGIALKLAQSGADVIVNYLEREDAAREVVEWIRGIGRRAVAIQADVSSEQGVDKLFSSIPPEFHRLDILVNNAGPFKVKKLLETTSEEWELMLRGNLLSAFWVTQRAVPIIMRSENGGSIIFIGAPNAERVGSQHVSCAYSIAKTGVVIMAQTLARDLGPKNIRSNVINPGFIENDTMTPRMRQWMPSEVPLGEIGHPGDIASAAVFLCSTEAAYMNGAILNVHGGLWI, from the coding sequence ATGAACTACGAGTTACATGGAAAAGTGGCACTGGTCACCGGATCTGCGCGTGGTATCGGTCGCGGGATTGCACTGAAATTGGCACAATCCGGTGCGGATGTCATTGTCAATTACCTGGAGCGTGAAGATGCGGCACGGGAAGTTGTCGAATGGATTCGCGGAATTGGCCGTCGCGCAGTCGCTATTCAAGCCGATGTGTCCAGCGAGCAGGGAGTGGACAAGCTCTTTTCGTCTATCCCGCCTGAATTCCACCGCCTCGATATTCTCGTCAACAACGCCGGCCCCTTCAAAGTAAAGAAGCTTCTCGAAACCACCTCTGAAGAGTGGGAACTCATGCTCCGCGGAAATTTGCTCAGCGCATTCTGGGTTACGCAGCGCGCAGTTCCTATCATAATGCGATCTGAAAACGGCGGCTCAATTATCTTCATCGGAGCACCCAATGCCGAGCGTGTTGGGTCGCAGCATGTCAGCTGTGCATATTCAATTGCTAAAACCGGCGTTGTCATCATGGCGCAGACATTGGCACGCGATCTCGGTCCGAAGAACATCCGCTCGAACGTCATCAACCCGGGCTTCATCGAAAACGACACCATGACTCCCAGAATGCGTCAGTGGATGCCGTCCGAAGTCCCCTTGGGAGAAATCGGCCACCCCGGAGACATCGCCTCGGCCGCTGTCTTCCTCTGCTCCACGGAAGCAGCCTACATGAACGGTGCCATCTTGAACGTGCACGGGGGCCTCTGGATATGA
- a CDS encoding HEAT repeat domain-containing protein: MKFSLTYAYLFLTLLSLVNANAAEPVLLVDDALRRFGLEPNAFESDRIWVEDDTFLLPQIRHALSSPLAAREVAHVAAGFAPTHLDELVKFPDLASLLNVSVPQAVYADIDSQLANASQSDPLEPLQSALSLAEGYRKQAFDSLTPDQRQALLLSIPLWFEDEDMPADDSLKGSLFRAFGIEPDTSQNVTSDSVLTLLSRVNRHALAAAGYAFLRGVAHYSKKIPEFPPPAQPQKSKGKAAAEQPAATGVEGEVVFYQDSPLGRIVVGGTGPNRYTEEFAVIIDLGGDDRYVARCASAVGGIRRSTSVVIDYSGDDFYAPAGWLSQASAVLGLAALVDLAGDDTYRAGAFSQSASFCGVSMLWDNSGDDLYTASWFTQSAAVCGIAILTDVQGRDLYDGAGYGQAFASTFGYAVLNDLEGNDIYRSGGLVKHEPLRPEDYRSLSQGFATGARPRGGGGYAILHDFSGNDFYDAEIYGQGVGYWYSIGALLDDAGNDSYSATQYAQGSGIHLACGVLQDNSGDDRYTARFGPSQGAAHDLAVGMLYDLSGDDYYTASGGQGMAITNSGALFIDVQGNDLYSNLAPAQSNGGTAPARSFGNLALFVDGEGKDVYTGDGADSSLWFRDAFGYAIDISYDSTRPREADVIVELNPADTLKSIEELFKDASLWEVTDNRVKVRQARLALKAIGVRAVEWVGQNKLNTNDGLERRAIVELFKEFPADALTYLRTAFEGSHPEGRRTAATVAGEMKATDAAAWLEPKLRDESYSNLRPTILRTLGEINAVGSLPVLKEFCKSKSERERLASVISIGKIKSADGYPQLFDALKDSLFTVRSAALYALADQPQQVVPAMQKAVSENRDPAYIEQVLMSVPILVDKWKADPANEKSIKSVLPVIKMYLEFPSPNVQGAALVAASSAFDDKSFEKLKGRFASSSDPILAARWKQAQARRK, translated from the coding sequence ATGAAATTCTCTCTTACGTATGCCTATCTCTTTTTGACGCTGCTTAGCTTGGTGAATGCGAACGCCGCTGAACCTGTATTACTCGTTGACGATGCTTTGAGGCGGTTTGGTCTGGAACCCAATGCGTTTGAGTCGGACCGAATTTGGGTCGAGGATGACACATTTCTCCTCCCTCAAATTCGGCACGCGCTTTCTTCACCCCTTGCCGCCCGTGAAGTCGCACATGTCGCCGCTGGATTCGCTCCAACTCATTTGGACGAATTGGTGAAGTTCCCCGATTTGGCTTCGTTGCTGAATGTATCGGTGCCGCAGGCCGTATATGCGGACATTGACTCCCAGCTTGCCAATGCATCTCAGTCCGACCCGTTGGAACCTTTGCAGAGTGCGCTCTCTCTCGCTGAAGGCTATCGCAAGCAGGCCTTCGACTCACTGACACCTGACCAGCGGCAAGCTCTTCTGCTATCAATTCCTCTCTGGTTCGAAGATGAAGATATGCCGGCCGATGACAGCTTGAAAGGCTCTCTCTTTCGTGCGTTCGGAATCGAACCCGACACATCTCAGAATGTCACTTCGGACAGCGTACTGACTCTGCTATCGCGTGTGAACCGCCATGCCCTTGCAGCAGCCGGGTATGCATTTCTGCGCGGCGTCGCACATTACAGTAAGAAGATTCCTGAATTTCCTCCTCCCGCTCAGCCGCAGAAGTCCAAAGGCAAGGCCGCAGCCGAACAGCCTGCCGCGACCGGTGTAGAAGGCGAAGTCGTATTCTATCAGGACTCGCCACTCGGCCGAATAGTCGTGGGCGGCACCGGACCCAATCGCTATACTGAAGAATTTGCCGTTATCATTGACCTCGGCGGGGATGATAGATACGTTGCGCGTTGTGCGTCTGCCGTGGGCGGAATTCGTCGTTCTACGTCTGTGGTCATTGACTACAGCGGCGATGATTTCTATGCGCCTGCCGGTTGGCTGTCCCAGGCGTCAGCGGTTTTGGGGCTGGCCGCCCTTGTTGACCTTGCCGGTGATGACACCTATCGCGCAGGTGCTTTCTCACAGTCCGCCTCTTTCTGCGGCGTGTCCATGCTCTGGGACAATTCAGGTGACGACCTCTATACAGCGAGTTGGTTCACACAATCTGCCGCTGTCTGCGGAATTGCTATCCTGACGGACGTGCAAGGTCGGGACCTCTACGATGGCGCTGGCTACGGACAAGCATTTGCCTCAACGTTCGGCTATGCTGTTTTGAACGACCTCGAAGGAAACGATATCTATCGCTCTGGCGGCCTGGTCAAGCATGAACCGCTGCGGCCCGAAGACTATCGTTCATTGTCACAGGGTTTTGCCACGGGCGCACGCCCGCGCGGCGGCGGTGGTTATGCAATCCTCCATGACTTCAGCGGAAACGATTTCTATGATGCCGAAATCTACGGACAGGGAGTCGGCTACTGGTACTCAATTGGCGCCTTGCTCGACGACGCTGGAAATGACAGCTACAGTGCCACACAATATGCGCAAGGATCTGGAATTCACTTGGCATGCGGCGTGTTGCAGGACAACAGCGGTGATGATCGTTATACGGCCCGCTTCGGTCCCAGTCAAGGTGCCGCGCATGACCTCGCGGTCGGAATGCTCTATGACCTCTCGGGCGACGACTATTACACAGCCTCGGGTGGACAAGGAATGGCCATTACAAACAGCGGCGCACTTTTCATTGATGTGCAGGGAAACGACCTCTACTCCAACCTCGCCCCGGCACAATCGAACGGCGGAACCGCTCCTGCCAGAAGCTTTGGAAATCTCGCGCTCTTTGTGGATGGGGAAGGGAAGGACGTATACACCGGCGATGGCGCAGACTCATCACTCTGGTTCCGCGATGCCTTTGGATATGCGATTGACATCTCATACGATAGCACCAGGCCGCGCGAAGCAGATGTTATCGTGGAATTGAATCCGGCGGACACCTTAAAGTCCATCGAAGAGCTTTTTAAGGATGCGTCTCTGTGGGAAGTTACAGACAACCGGGTCAAGGTCAGGCAAGCCCGGCTTGCTCTCAAAGCGATTGGTGTGCGTGCAGTAGAATGGGTGGGACAAAACAAACTGAACACCAACGATGGGCTTGAGCGCCGTGCAATTGTTGAGCTGTTTAAGGAATTTCCGGCTGATGCGCTGACTTATCTGCGCACGGCCTTTGAAGGCTCACACCCCGAGGGGCGCAGAACCGCCGCGACCGTCGCTGGCGAAATGAAGGCCACGGATGCCGCGGCTTGGCTTGAACCCAAGCTCCGCGATGAGAGTTACTCAAACTTAAGACCGACTATATTGCGGACACTCGGCGAGATTAATGCCGTCGGCTCACTTCCTGTCCTGAAGGAATTCTGCAAGAGCAAGTCCGAGCGAGAGCGTTTGGCATCGGTCATTTCAATCGGCAAGATAAAATCAGCGGACGGCTATCCGCAGCTTTTTGACGCGCTGAAGGACTCCCTGTTCACCGTCCGCAGTGCCGCTCTGTACGCCTTGGCTGACCAGCCTCAGCAGGTTGTACCGGCAATGCAAAAAGCAGTGTCCGAAAACCGTGACCCCGCTTACATCGAGCAAGTCCTCATGTCCGTCCCGATTCTTGTGGACAAATGGAAAGCCGATCCAGCTAACGAGAAGTCCATCAAAAGTGTCCTGCCAGTCATCAAGATGTACCTCGAGTTCCCGTCACCGAATGTTCAAGGGGCTGCCCTGGTTGCGGCATCTTCTGCATTCGATGACAAGTCATTTGAAAAACTCAAAGGACGGTTCGCCTCCTCTTCGGACCCGATTCTCGCTGCGCGCTGGAAACAGGCACAGGCGCGCCGCAAATAA